The following nucleotide sequence is from Dehalococcoidia bacterium.
CGTTCCGCGCGTTCGAGAAAGTCCGCTAGCCGGCGCTCCGACACCAGCCACTTTCGCCCCAGTTGCAGTCCCGGGAGAGTGCCGTCCTGCAGGTATCGGTACACGGTGTTCTTATCGATACCCAGCTGCTCCGCCACCCACTCCGGACTGCGATA
It contains:
- a CDS encoding helix-turn-helix domain-containing protein, which translates into the protein MGEISKTLDYRSPEWVAEQLGIDKNTVYRYLQDGTLPGLQLGRKWLVSERRLADFLERAERQQTERRRRAAATGGRPFGLPPIHLLEEADGGPEA